From Apis mellifera strain DH4 linkage group LG5, Amel_HAv3.1, whole genome shotgun sequence, the proteins below share one genomic window:
- the LOC409359 gene encoding protein mini spindles isoform X2 → MEQDTEYIKLPLEERCVHKLWRARLHGYKECVNTFQCIDDEKSPEWNKFLGYIKKFVIDSNAAAQEKGLEAALAFIENAAVAGKTVGEVMNGIVTKCIAAPKVKTKELAVQITLMYIEIEKHEAVQEELLKGTEAKNPKIVAACISTLTLALRQFGPKVINIKPLIKKIPGFLEDRDKMVREEGKFMVVEIYRWIGAPLKQQLNTLKPVQITELEAEFNNLKEEKVVPIRFLKSQKPKAICITDSTSDIGEEGKDDGDGVCVPEIDPYELLEPIDILSKLPKDFYEKLEAKKWQERKEALEVLDALVKHPKLENGDYGDLVRALKKIISKDTNVLVVALAGKCLAGLAAGLKKRFQPYAIACLSSILEKFREKKQNVVQALREAADAIFLSVSIDVILEDTLAALENKNPAVKAETAIYLARCFSRTPPPTLNKKLLKAYTAVLLKTLNEPDPTVRDSSAEALGTAMKLIGEKSMMPFLTDIDNLKMTKIKECAEKAVIHVKIPNTSKVITERPNTAPNKIESIEKIKESESKTTKKPNNNTIKKLPSKKPSTSSLTNLAISKKSSATKIQTEKNYSVEEIEELALQLLPGDILTGLIDSNWKARLAAVEQLLEFVKQIDPTEIPIQVIVRTLAKKPGFKDTNFQVLKLRLEIVKFLAENFPFSTTICEYCITDITEKLGDAKNSAVAGETLLTIAEATSLEYVAHEVITFAFNQKNPKVQQETLALLCRGLIEFGCVINVKSLMENIKKAVAATNPGVRTAAITLLGILYLFMGKPLLIFFENEKPVLRQQIEQECEKHNGETPPIPIRGIKNKRDKISDDDDDIEIDKKSSSNSEIDINNLIPRVDISNQITEGLLNELSDKNWKIRNEGLQKINTIISEAKFIKSSIGDLPQGLALRLVDSNSKIAQSTLGICQALAIAMGSSAKQHIRVLFPGFVQCLGDNKNWIRTAAISCINTWGDQCGYKEFFDGEMIGDALKSGSPILRAEVWNWLAQKLPLIPVKQIAKEELLVCLPYLYNNLEDRNSDVRKNAQEAVLGFMIHLSYEVMARNTEKLKPGSRTVVLAALDKCRPNLPIKPLPKKQTPKENNQKIVKSAGALKAAKAVVKPKQNQSRSKPSSARKKDDDIDTSPLLAINNLKHQRLIDEQKLKVLKWNFTTPREEFVELLKELMTAANVNKTLLANMFHSDFRYHLKAIEALTEDLPDNSKALVSNLDLILKWLTLRFFDTNPSVLLKGLEYLRMVFNLLIENQYHMFENEAASFIPYLIIKIGDPKDAVRNGVRALFKQIALVYPVSKLFSYVMEGLKSKNARQRTECLDQLGSLIENYGLSVCQPSTSVALKEIAKQIADRDNSVRNAALNCIVQAYFLQGERIYKLIGQISEKDQSLLDERIKRAAKNYPAPHKSASTNRLSAPSNATPIPSNEDIKVEFEEENEEEILEPQPSEPSQSNELNSPTSTQPKVSGPFGLDMDFLRKIELNAPVKYCNPVLQEINLTDLDENPNTINLHKVPVIPLSPPKLLVSKSASMAQQQLNTTNISKEDSLERKILAMASLDLAVAIQSMNSIDNLIKSHQILSLQSKEDKFIGSINMQLKLLQTYPLQQGGTDIPKGFRNTFMVLLAFYDTGILGKNVPLIHLKELVDQMISFLAENKLNHLHQADSYLRIVNIIICKIIDNSNHTTIICVLIKLLHGCAESVAPSKYEELVMKCLWKIVKTIPNWAADLDYDSILLEVHRFLKDYPSIWWKKRKSDTPLRTIKTILHSMTRVKGSTILSHLTRINNTNESELHSYLIRLITTFKPDEINSNPKSIVKSSSTGKTQEHLSKFTHQQLSEIFKKIGSKEHTQEGLMQLYDFKLQYPEADVQPFLVKSHQFFQDFIEQGLRDIDQARKNQNLITQTNNQYSTEIAESTGSEEKSLMDPLHRLEKFRASEAQCRTTGQPNPT, encoded by the exons ATGGAACAAGatacagaatatattaaactacCATTAGAGGAAAGATGCGTGCATAAG ttatggCGGGCACGTTTGCATGGATATAAAGAATGTGTAAATACATTCCAATGTATTGATGATGAAAAGTCTCCAGagtggaataaatttttaggatatatcaaaaaatttgtgaTAGATAGTAATGCAGCTGCTCAAGAAAAAGGATTAGAAGCAGCATTAGCTTTCATTGAAAATGCTGCAGTAGCAGGAAA aacTGTTGGGGAAGTTATGAATGGAATAGTTACTAAATGTATTGCTGCTCCTAAAGTCAAAACAAAAGAATTGGCAGTACAAATAACACTAATGtatatagaaattgaaaaacatgAAGCTGtacaagaagaattattaaaaggaACAGAAGCAAAGAATCCAAAAATTGTAGCTGCATGTATTTCAACTTTAACATTGGCTTTaag gcaATTTGGACCAAAAGTGATTAATATAAAgcctttaataaaaaaaatacctggTTTTCTTGAAGATAGAGATAAAATGGTtagggaagaaggaaaattcatggttgttgaaatttatag atgGATAGGTGCTCCTTTAAAACAACAATTGAATACACTAAAACCCGTGCAAATTACAGAATTGGAagcagaatttaataatttaaaagaagaaaaagttgtacctattcgatttttaaaatcacaaaaaCCAAAAGCAATATGTATTACAGATTCAACAAGTGATATTGGTGaag aGGGCAAAGATGATGGTGATGGTGTTTGTGTTCCGGAAATTGATCCTTATGAATTGTTAGAACCTATTGATATACTTTCTAAACTtccaaaagatttttatgaaaaacttGAAGCTAAAAAATGGCAAGAACGAAAAGAAGCTTTAGAAGTTTTAGATGCTTTGGTAAAACATCCTAAATTGGAAAATGGTGATTATGGAGATTTAGTAAGAGCTTTGAAAAAA attatatccAAAGATACTAATGTATTAGTAGTTGCATTGGCTGGAAAATGTTTGGCAGGATTAGCAGCTGGTCTTAAGAAACGATTTCAACCTTATGCAATAGCTTGTCTTTCatcaattttggaaaaatttcgtgaaaaGAAGCAAAATGTTGTACAAGCACTTAGAGAAGCTGCTGATGCTATTTTTCTTAgt GTTTCTATTGATGTTATATTAGAAGACACACTTGCAGCATTGGAAAACAAAAATCCTGCAGTAAAAGCTGAAACAGCTATTTATTTAGCAAGATGTTTCTCTCGCACACCACCAccaactttaaataaaaaattattaaaagcttATACTGCTGTACtcttaaaaactttaaatgaaCCAg atccaACTGTACGAGATAGTTCTGCAGAGGCCCTTGGTACAGCCATGAAATTAATTGGTGAAAAATCTATGATGCCATTTCTTACagatatagataatttaaaaatgactaag ataaaagaaTGTGCAGAAAAAGCTGTAATACATGTTAAAATTCCTAATACATCAAAAGTAATTACAGAAAGACCAAATACCGCaccaaataaaattgaatcaatagaaaaaattaaagaatcagAGTCAAAAACTACAAAAAaacctaataataatacaattaaaaaacttcCTTCTAAAAAACCATCTACTTCGTCTTTAACTAATTTag ctatttctaaaaaatcatCTGCTACTAAAAttcaaacagaaaaaaattatagtgtTGAAGAGATAGAAGAACTAGCTCTTCAATTATTACCAGGTGATATTCTTACTGGACTTATTGATAGTAATTGGAAAGCTCGATTAGCTGCAGTTGAACAACTATTAGAG TTTGTAAAACAAATAGATCCAACGGAAATACCTATACAAGTTATTGTACGAACTTTAGCAAAAAAACCAGGTTTTaaagatacaaattttcaagttttaaaattacgaCTAGAAATAGTAAAGTTTTTGgcagaaaattttccattttcaac taCTATTTGTGAATATTGTATTACGGATATAACTGAAAAATTAGGAGATGCAAAAAACAGTGCAGTTGCTGGTGAAACTCTTTTAACTATAGCAGAAGCAACAAGTTTAGAATATGTAGCACATGAAGTAATAACATTTGCTTTTAATCAAAAGAATCCTAAAGTTCAACAAGAAACATTGGCATTATTATGTCGAGGTCTCATAGAATTTGGTTGTGT TATCAATGTTAAAtctttaatggaaaatataaaaaaagcagTTGCAGCAACAAATCCTGGTGTTCGAACTGCAGCAATTACATTATtaggtatattatatttatttatgggcAAACCATTActcatattttttgaaaatgaaaaaccaGTTTTACGTCAACAAATTGAACAAGAATGTGAAAAG catAATGGTGAGACACCACCTATACCAATTCGTGGAATAAAGAACAAAAGGGATAAAATaagtgatgatgatgatgatatagaaattgataaaaaatctaGTAGTAACagtgaaattgatattaataatcttattccACGTGTTGATATTAGTAATCAAATTACAGAAGGACTTCTTAATGAATTATCTGATAAAAATTGGAAG atacgAAATGAAggtttacaaaaaataaatactattatatctgaggcaaaatttataaaaagttctATTGGTGATTTACCTCAAGGTTTGGCACTACGTTTAGTTGATAGCAATAGTAAAATAGCTCAATCAACTTTAGGCATATGTCAAGCTTTAGCTATTGCAATGGGTTCTTCAGCAAAACAACATATTCGAGTTCTTTTCCCTGGCTTTGTACAATGTTTAggggataataaaaattggattagAACTGCAGCTATTTCTTGCATAAATACATGGGGAGATCAATGTggttataaagaattttttgatgGTGAAATGATTGGAGATGCTTTAAAATCTGGATCTCCAATACTTAGAGCTGAAGTTTGGAATTGGTTAGCACAAAAATTACCATTGATTCCTGTAAAACAAATAGCAAAAGAAGAACTTCTTGTATGTCTTCCatatttgtacaataatttaGAGGATCGTAATTCTGATGTGCGGAAAAATGCTCAAGAAGCAGTTTTAGGATTTATGATTCATCTATCTTATGAAGTAATGGCTAGAAATACAGAAAAGCTAAAACCAGGATCACGAACTGTAGTACTTGCCGCATTAGATAAATGTCGACCAAATTTGCCTATCAAACCTTTACCGAAAAAACAAACACCAAaggaaaataatcaaaaaattgttaaaagtgCTGGAGCTTTGAAAGCTGCAAAAGCAGTAGTAAAACCTAAACAAAATCAATCAAGATCAAAACCTAGTAGTGCTCGTAAAAAAGATGATGATATAGATACTAGTCCTTTATTggctattaataatttaaaacatcaaagattaattgatgaacaaaaattaaaagttttgaaatgGAACTTTACAACACCAAGGGAAGAATTTGTTGAACTTTTAAAAGAACTTATGACTGCTGCAAATgtgaataaaactttattagcAAATATGTTTCATTCAGATTTTCGATATCATCTTAAGGCAATTGAGGCATTGACTgag gatTTGCCTGATAATAGCAAAGCATTGGTTTCGAATTTAGATCTTATACTTAAATGGTTGACATTGAGATTCTTTGACACTAATCCTTCAGTATTATTAAAAGGTTTAGAATATTTGCGAatggtatttaatttattaatagaaaaccaATATCATATGTTTGAAAATGAAGCTGCATCATTTATTCCATATCTTATTatcaaa atTGGTGATCCAAAAGATGCAGTACGTAATGGAGTACGtgcattatttaaacaaatagcATTAGTATATCCAGTaagcaaattattttcttatgtaaTGGAAGgcttaaaatctaaaaatgctCGACAAAGAAcag aatGTTTAGATCAACTTGGTTctcttattgaaaattatggatTATCTGTTTGTCAACCATCTACATCTGTGgcattaaaagaaattgcaaaACAAATAGCAGATCGTGATAATTCTGTTAGAAATGCTGCTTTAAATTGTATTGTTCAAGCATACTTTCTCCAAGGAGAACGAATATATAAGCTCATTGGTCag ataTCCGAAAAAGATCAATCTTTACTAGATGAACGTATTAAAAGAGCTGCTAAAAATTATCCAGCACCTCATAAATCGGCTTCTACCAATAGACTTTCTGCACCTTCAAATGCAACACCTATTCCTTCTAATGAAGATATTAAAGTagaatttgaagaagaaaatgaagaagaaatactTGAACCTCAGCCTTCTGAACCATCTCAATCAAATGAATT aaattctccAACATCAACACAACCAAAAGTTTCAGGTCCATTTGGACTTGATATggattttttacgaaaaattgaGTTAAATGCACCAGTAAAGTATTGTAATCCTGTTcttcaagaaattaatttaacagatTTAGATGAAAATCCCAAcacaataaatttacataaagtaCC agTAATTCCTCTATCTCCTCCAAAATTGTTAGTATCAAAATCTGCATCAATGGCACAACAGCAATTGAATACTACTAATATAAGTAAAGAAGACAGTCTTGAACGTAAAATTCTTGCAATGGCTAGTTTAGATTTAGCTGTTGCAATACAATCAATGAATAGCATAGATAAT ttgaTAAAATCTCACCAAATTTTGAGTTTGCAatcaaaagaagataaatttattggctcaataaatatgcaattaaaacttttacaaaCTTATCCTTTACAACAAGGAGGCACAGATATACCTAAAGGTTTTAGAAATACATTTATGGTTTTACTAGcg TTTTATGACACTGGAATTCTGGGAAAGAATGTTccattaatacatttaaaagaaCTTGTAGATCAAATGATCAGTTTTTTAGCAGAgaacaaattaaatcatttacatCAAGCAGACTCATATCTTCGcatagttaatattattatttgtaaaataatagataactCAAATCATACCACTATTATatg cgtattaataaaattacttcatGGATGTGCTGAATCAGTTGCTCCATCCAAGTATGAAGAATTAGTAATGAAGTGTTTATGGAAAATAGTAAAAACAATTCCTAATTGGGCTGCAGATTTAGATTATGACAGTATTCTTTTAGAAGTACATCGATTCCTTaag gatTACCCAAGTATATGGtggaaaaaacgaaaatctGATACTCCATTACGtacaattaaaacaattcttcATAGTATGACTCGTGTAAAAGGCAGTACAATACTTAGTCACTTaacacgaataaataatacaaatgaatCAGAATTGCATTCCTATCTTATCAGACTAATTACG aCATTTAAACCAGatgaaattaatagtaatCCCAAATCGATTGTAAAATCCAGTAGCACTGGAAAAACTCAAgaacatttatcaaaattcacACATCAACAgttatctgaaatatttaaaaagattggaTCTAAAGAACATACACAAGAA ggTTTAATGCaactttatgattttaaacttCAATATCCTGAGGCGGATGTACAACCTTTTTTGGTGAAGTCGcatcaatttttccaagattttatAGAACAAGGATTAAGAGACATTGATCAAGcacgaaaaaatcaaaatcttatAACACAAACTAATAACCAATACTCTACag AAATAGCCGAATCTACTGGTTCTGAAGAAAAAAGCTTAATGGATCCATTACATAGgctcgaaaaatttcgagcATCTGAAGCACAATGTAGAACTACCGGTCAGCCAAATCCAACATGA